From Dioscorea cayenensis subsp. rotundata cultivar TDr96_F1 chromosome 13, TDr96_F1_v2_PseudoChromosome.rev07_lg8_w22 25.fasta, whole genome shotgun sequence, the proteins below share one genomic window:
- the LOC120274459 gene encoding PI-PLC X domain-containing protein At5g67130-like, with amino-acid sequence MEAAPVYFSFSISLSKMVFLQTLFLLILSLDFHGVAASCSNGKCKLLDECSTNKDCAAGLYCFSCSFGFSGSRCIRSSVSNPFKLLNNSLPFNSYAYLTTHNSYAIDNEPSHTPFPRITFSNQEDSVTEQLNGARALMLDAYDFDGDVWFCHSFGGICFEITAFSAAIDTMREIETFLSMNPTEIVTLILEDYVQAPNGLTKVFNESGLLNYWFPVSEMPRNGEDWPLISDMVAKNHRLIVFTSMASKQETEGIAYQWNYMVENQYGNGGMYSGLCSNRVESAPLNDKNKSLVFINYFPTLPNNYEACEQNSAELMNMLQTCYHKAGNRWANFLAVDFYKRSNGGGAFQATDMVNGKHLCGCDDIHTCLPNSTSRACTAMRSNGRKFFIYEK; translated from the exons ATGGAAGCTGCACCAGTCTACTTCTCTTTCTCTATATCACTCTCTAAAATGGTTTTTCTACAGACTTTGTTTCTACTCATCCTTTCTCTGGATTTTCATGGAGTTGCAGCTTCTTGCTCTAATGGAAAATGCAAA CTTCTTGATGAGTGTTCAACAAACAAAGATTGTGCTGCTGGTTTGTACTGCTTCTCCTGCTCATTTGGTTTCTCAGGCTCTCGCTGCATCCGTTCCTCAGTTTCAAACCCATTCAAGCTTCTg AATAACTCATTGCCATTCAACAGCTATGCTTATCTCACAACACACAACTCTTATGCCATTGATAATGAGCCATCTCATACCCCGTTTCCGCGTATTACCTTCTCAAACCAAGAGGATTCTGTTACTGAGCAGCTGaat GGTGCTAGAGCCTTGATGTTGGATGCTTATGACTTTGATGGGGATGTATGGTTCTGCCATTCATTTGGAGGGATATGCTTTGAGATTACTGCATTT AGTGCGGCAATAGATACTATGAGGGAGATTGAAACCTTCTTGTCAATGAATCCAACTGAAATAGTCACATTGATACTAGAAGATTATGTTCAAGCTCCAAATGGATTGACTAAAGTTTTTAATGAATCTGGGTTGTTGAATTACTGGTTTCCGGTTTCAGAAATGCCTAGAAATGGTGAGGACTGGCCTCTGATTAGTGATATGGTTGCTAAGAATCACCGTCTAATTGTCTTCACTTCTATGGCTTCGAAACAAGAGACAGAAGGCATTGCTTATCAGTGGAATTACATGGTTGAAAACCAAT ATGGCAATGGTGGAATGTACTCTGGATTGTGCTCTAACCGTGTCGAATCTGCGCCTTTAAATGATAAGAACAAGtctcttgtttttattaattactttccGACATTACCCAATAACTATGAGGCATGCGAGCAGAACTCGGCAGAGCTCATGAACATGCTCCAAACATGTTACCACAAAGCCGGAAACCGGTGGGCGAATTTCCTGGCTGTTGATTTCTATAAG AGAAGTAATGGGGGAGGAGCATTTCAAGCAACAGATATGGTTAATGGCAAACACTTGTGTGGTTGTGATGACATTCATACATGTCTG cCTAACTCTACATCTAGAGCTTGCACAGCTATGAGATCAAATGGAAGGAAGTTCTTCATATATGAGAAGTAA
- the LOC120274822 gene encoding UDP-arabinopyranose mutase 1, translating to MASSVPSTPLLKDELDIVIPTIRNLDFLEMWRPYFQPYHLIIVQDGDPSRTIKVPDGFDYELYNRNDINRILGPKASCISFKDSACRCFGYMVSKKKYIFTIDDDCFVAKDPSGKEINALAQHIKNLLSPSTPFFFNTLYDPYREGTDFVRGYPFSLREGVSTAVSHGLWLNIPDYDAPTQLVKPMERNTRYVDAVLTIPKGTLFPMCGMNLAFDRELIGPAMYFGLMGDGQPIGRYDDMWAGWCTKVICDHLGLGVKTGLPYIWHSKASNPFVNLKKEYNGIFWQEELIPFFQSATLTKDCTTVQKCYIELSKQVKAKLGKIDPYFNKLSEAMVTWIEAWDELNPSSSASAEVANGPAKAK from the exons ATGGCGTCGTCGGTTCCTAGCACGCCGCTTCTGAAGGATGAGCTCGATATCGTTATCCCCACAATCAGGAACCTTGACTTCCTTGAGATGTGGAGGCCTTACTTTCAGCCCTACCACTTGATCATCGTCCAGGATGGAGATCCTTCCAGGACTATCAAGGTTCCTGATGGTTTTGATTACGAGCTCTACAATCGCAACGATATCAACCGCATCCTTGGCCCTAAGGCCTCCTGCATCTCCTTTAAGGACTCTGCTTGCCGGTGCTTCGGGTACATGGTGTCTAAGAAGAAGTATATCTTTACCATTGACGATGACTGCTTC GTCGCCAAGGATCCCTCTGGCAAAGAGATCAATGCTCTTGCGCAACACATTAAGAATCTGCTTTCCCCCTCCACTCCTTTCTTCTTCAACACTTTGTACGATCCTTACCGAGAGGGCACAGACTTCGTTCGTGGCTACCCTTTCAGCCTAAGAGAAGGCGTTTCCACTGCAGTCTCCCATGGTCTTTGGCTCAACATCCCTGATTATGATGCTCCCACACAGCTCGTCAAGCCTATGGAAAGGAACACCAG GTATGTCGATGCGGTTCTTACCATTCCCAAAGGAACTCTCTTCCCCATGTGTGGGATGAATCTTGCATTCGACCGAGAGCTGATTGGCCCTGCCATGTACTTTGGCCTTATGGGTGATGGCCAACCAATTGGCCGATACGATGATATGTGGGCTGGATGGTGCACCAAG GTTATCTGTGATCATTTGGGACTTGGAGTGAAGACAGGTTTACCATACATCTGGCACAGCAAGGCAAGCAACCCATTTGTGAACCTGAAGAAGGAATACAATGGCATATTCTGGCAGGAAGAACTCATCCCCTTCTTCCAATCTGCAACTCTCACTAAGGACTGCACCACTGTTCAGAAATGCTACATTGAGCTCTCAAAACAGGTAAAGGCAAAGCTCGGTAAAATCGACCCTTACTTCAACAAGCTGTCCGAGGCCATGGTTACATGGATTGAAGCCTGGGATGAACTGAACCCGTCCTCCTCGGCCTCTGCCGAAGTCGCCAATGGCCCGGCCAAGGCAAAATAA
- the LOC120274992 gene encoding flavonoid 3'-monooxygenase CYP75B137-like — protein MASFLLIITTLLISFLFFIIIFSIANNNKNKNKAHQHPLPPGPRAWPILGNLLQLGSKPHQTLHNLSKTYGPLFRLRLGSVTAIVASSADVASHFLRTHDANFSSRPPNSGAEHVAYNYQDLVFAPYGPHWRMFRRLCSLHLFSPKVLDELRHVRENEVTLLVTGLRRAEKVDVEVGKEINICVTNALSKAMLGRKVFDDEDNGEFKDLVVELMKLSGSFNVGDFVPWLKPLDVHGVVSRMKKIHKWYDDFLNKIIEDHNKEGGHGDLLSVLLRLKEDHDNNDEEVKLTDTNIKALLMDLFQAGTDTTSSTVEWGLAELLRHPDILAAAQKELDSVVGRDRLVSELDLANLPLMQAIIKETFRLHPSTPLSLPHVGSEPCEVGGFHIPQGSTILVNIWSISRDPVVWSNPLEFEPSRFLPGGNHADVDLKGSHFEFIPFGAGRRICAGMRLGLRMVPLVVASLVHGFNWALPDGLTPETLNMDEDFGLTLQRAVPLLARPIPRLSPEAYFA, from the exons ATGGCTTCTTTTCTCCTCATCATTACCACCCTTCTcatctctttcctcttcttcatcatcatcttctccattgctaacaacaacaagaacaagaacaaagctCACCAACATCCATTACCACCAGGGCCAAGAGCTTGGCCAATCCTAGGCAACCTTCTTCAACTGGGCTCTAAACCACACCAAACCCTACacaacctctccaaaacttATGGTCCTCTCTTCCGGCTCAGGCTCGGCTCCGTCACCGCCATCGTCGCATCCTCAGCTGACGTGGCATCACACTTCCTCCGCACTCATGACGCCAACTTCTCCAGCCGGCCACCCAACTCCGGCGCCGAGCACGTTGCTTACAACTACCAAGACCTAGTCTTCGCCCCTTACGGTCCCCACTGGCGCATGTTCCGCCGCTTGTGTTCTCTCCACCTCTTCTCACCTAAAGTCTTAGACGAACTCCGGCATGTTAGAGAAAACGAGGTAACCCTACTAGTAACCGGACTCCGGCGAGCTGAAAAGGTTGACGTGGAAGTAGGAAAGGAGATAAATATATGTGTGACAAACGCACTGTCAAAAGCCATGCTAGGGAGAAAAGTGTTTGATGATGAGGATAATGGAGAGTTTAAGGATTTGGTGGTGGAACTCATGAAGCTCTCCGGATCATTCAACGTCGGTGACTTCGTCCCATGGCTTAAACCACTGGACGTGCATGGTGTGGTGTCTAGGATGAAGAAAATCCATAAATGGTATGATGATTTCTTGAACAAGATCATAGAGGATCATAACAAGGAAGGTGGACATGGAGATCTCTTAAGTGTGCTTTTAAGATTGAAGGAGGATCATGATAACAATGATGAAGAAGTCAAACTCACTGATACCAACATCAAGGCCTTGCTCATG GACTTATTCCAAGCGGGAACGGACACGACGTCTAGCACGGTGGAGTGGGGGTTGGCTGAGCTCTTGCGCCACCCGGACATCCTCGCGGCGGCTCAGAAGGAGTTGGATTCGGTGGTCGGGAGAGACCGGCTCGTGTCGGAGCTAGACTTGGCTAATCTTCCACTCATGCAAGCCATCATTAAGGAGACGTTTAGGCTCCACCCATCTACTCCTCTTTCACTCCCTCACGTCGGCTCCGAGCCGTGCGAAGTTGGCGGCTTTCACATCCCACAAGGTTCCACCATCCTCGTCAACATTTGGTCCATATCTCGTGACCCGGTTGTCTGGTCTAACCCACTTGAGTTTGAGCCGAGTCGGTTTCTCCCTGGAGGGAACCATGCTGACGTGGACTTGAAGGGGAGTCACTTTGAGTTTATTCCGTTCGGCGCCGGTCGCCGGATATGCGCCGGAATGAGGTTGGGGTTGAGGATGGTGCCGTTGGTGGTGGCTAGCTTAGTGCATGGGTTTAATTGGGCCTTGCCTGATGGGCTTACTCCTGAGACTTTGAACATGGATGAAGACTTTGGGCTTACTTTGCAACGGGCCGTTCCTTTACTGGCCCGGCCCATTCCACGATTAAGCCCTGAAGCTTATTTCGCCTGA
- the LOC120274678 gene encoding COBRA-like protein 4, producing MATLMNNGFILCVFLVSLMFFHAVAYDPLDPNGNITLKWDVMSWTADGYVAAVTMNNFQMYRHIMSPGWQLGWTWAKKEVIWSMVGAQATEQGDCSKFKGNIPHCCKRTPTIVDLLPGVPYNQQFQNCCKGGVVAAYGTDPAGSVSGFQVSVGLAGTTNKTVKLPKNFTLLGPGPGYTCGPAKIVPSTTFFTPDHRRKTQALMTWNVTCTYSQFLASKNPSCCVSFSSFYNETITPCPSCACGCQHKNCISSDSNLLSTVGINTPRKDNAPLLQCTRHMCPIRVHWHVKLNYKDYWRAKIAVTNFNYRLNYTQWTLVAQHPNLNNVTEVFSFDYKPLIPYQSINDTGMFYGMKYYNDLLMEAGPFGNVQSEVLLRKDPNTFTFKQGWAFPRKVYFNGDECMLPPPDSYPYLPNAATLRAQTALPSFLISAFLLALMVMW from the exons ATGGCCACTCTGATGAACAATGGATTCATTCTCTgtgttttcttggtttctttgatGTTCTTTCATgcag TGGCTTATGATCCATTGGATCCAAATGGAAACATTACACTCAAGTGGGATGTAATGTCTTGGACTGCAGATGGTTATGTG GCTGCAGTGACGATGAACAACTTCCAAATGTATCGGCATATCATGAGCCCGGGATGGCAATTAGGCTGGACCTGGGCAAAGAAAGAGGTCATCTGGTCGATGGTTGGCGCGCAGGCTACTGAGCAAGGAGATTGTTCCAAGTTTAAAGGTAATATTCCGCATTGCTGCAAGAGAACTCCAACAATCGTTGATCTGTTGCCCGGAGTCCCCTATAACCAGCAGTTTCAGAATTGCTGCAAGGGAGGGGTGGTGGCAGCTTATGGCACCGATCCTGCGGGTTCAGTCTCAGGCTTTCAGGTTAGTGTTGGTCTTGCTGGCACAACGAACAAGACTGTCAAGCTACCAAAGAACTTCACCCTGCTCGGTCCTGGCCCTGGTTATACTTGTGGGCCAGCTAAGATCGTCCCATCCACCACTTTCTTCACACCTGATCATCGCCGGAAAACACAAGCTCTTA TGACCTGGAATGTAACATGCACATACTCACAATTCTTGGCTTCTAAGAATCCAAGCTGCTGTGTTTCCTTCTCATCTTTCTACAACGAGACCATCACCCCTTGTCCCTCCTGTGCCTGTGGCTGCCAGCACAAGAATTGCATCAG TAGCGACTCGAACCTGCTGAGCACAGTGGGAATCAATACGCCAAGGAAGGACAACGCACCGCTGCTGCAATGCACTCGCCACATGTGTCCAATTCGAGTACATTGGCATGTCAAGCTTAACTACAAGGACTACTGGCGTGCCAAGATCGCTGTCACCAACTTCAACTACAGGTTGAATTACACACAATGGACACTGGTGGCTCAGCATCCCAATCTCAACAATGTCACCGAAGTCTTCAGTTTTGATTACAAGCCTCTTATTCCGTATCAATCCATCA ATGACACGGGCATGTTCTATGGAATGAAGTACTACAATGACTTACTCATGGAGGCAGGACCATTCGGGAACGTGCAATCGGAGGTGCTGCTCAGGAAGGATCCAAATACCTTCACCTTCAAGCAAGGATGGGCTTTTCCTCGGAAGGTATACTTCAATGGAGATGAGTGCATGCTACCACCACCAGATTCATACCCTTACCTGCCTAATGCTGCCACTCTGCGAGCTCAAACCGCGTTACCTTCATTCCTCATCTCTGCATTCTTGTTGGCTCTCATGGTTATGTGGTAA
- the LOC120274677 gene encoding COBRA-like protein 1, whose protein sequence is MKMDQSLSSSTAWRSTGKLGSLAIFAVFFLIANLNSVEAYDSLDPNGNITIKWDIMQWTPDGYVAVVTMFNFQQYRHIQTPGWTLGWTWAKKEVIWSMVGAQTTEQGDCSKYKANIPHCCKKDPSVVDLLPGTPYNMQIANCCKGGVINSWVQDPANAAASFQVSVGAAGTTNKTVRVPKNFTLKAPGPGYTCGIAKVGKPTKFTTADGRRTTQALMSWNVTCTYSQFLALKTPTCCVSLSSFYNDTIVNCPTCTCGCQNNITQPGSCVEGDSPYLASAINGPGKSTYAPLVQCTSHMCPIRVHWHVKLNYKEYWRVKITITNFNYRMNYTQWNLVVQHPNFDNLTQIFSFNYKSLTPYQAINDTAMLWGVKYYNDLLMEAGPYGNAQSELLFQKDQSTFTFDKGWAFPRRVYFNGDNCVMPPPDAYPWLPNSTPLSMTPLLLPTILFWAVLGCLLSYV, encoded by the exons AGGCTTATGATTCACTTGATCCAAATGGGAACATAACAATCAAATGGGATATCATGCAGTGGACTCCTGATGGATATGTT GCTGTTGTTACCATGTTCAATTTTCAGCAATATCGACATATCCAAACACCAGGATGGACTCTAGGATGGACATGGGCAAAGAAGGAAGTCATCTGGTCCATGGTTGGGGCTCAAACTACCGAGCAGGGAGATTGCTCGAAATATAAAGCAAACATCCCACATTGTTGTAAGAAGGACCCTTCGGTTGTCGACCTACTGCCGGGAACTCCATATAACATGCAAATTGCTAATTGCTGCAAAGGAGGAGTAATCAACTCATGGGTTCAAGATCCGGCCAATGCTGCAGCCTCATTCCAGGTTAGTGTCGGTGCTGCTGGAACCACCAACAAGACAGTCCGTGTGCCCAAAAACTTCACACTCAAAGCTCCGGGTCCTGGGTATACATGTGGAATTGCGAAGGTTGGGAAACCGACTAAATTCACAACAGCAGATGGAAGGAGGACAACCCAAGCTTTGA TGAGCTGGAATGTTACCTGTACATATTCCCAATTCCTCGCCCTGAAAACCCCGACATGTTGTGTATCCCTATCGTCTTTCTACAATGACACAATTGTCAACTGCCCAACATGCACATGCGGTTGCCAAAATAATATAACTCAACCAGGAAGCTGTGTGGA GGGAGATTCGCCATATTTAGCTTCTGCGATCAATGGCCCCGGAAAGTCCACCTATGCGCCTTTGGTACAATGCACTTCTCATATGTGCCCGATAAGAGTCCATTGGCATGTCAAACTCAATTACAAGGAATATTGGCGGGTGAAGATCACAATAACCAATTTCAATTACCGGATGAACTACACACAGTGGAACTTGGTTGTCCAGCACCCTAACTTTGACAACCTTACTCAAATCTTCAGCTTCAACTATAAATCATTAACTCCCTATCAAGCTATAA ATGATACTGCAATGTTATGGGGAGTCAAGTATTACAACGATTTGCTCATGGAAGCTGGACCTTATGGCAATGCACAATCAGAGCTTCTATTCCAGAAAGACCAATCGACTTTCACTTTCGATAAAGGGTGGGCCTTTCCAAGACGTGTATATTTCAACGGTGACAATTGCGTCATGCCGCCTCCTGATGCTTATCCTTGGCTACCAAATTCTACTCCTCTCTCGATGACCCCCTTGCTTCTTCCTACCATACTCTTTTGGGCAGTTTTGGGATGTCTGCTGTCTTATGTCTAA